Genomic DNA from Gammaproteobacteria bacterium:
GCCGAAAGCTCAACCAAAAACCTGGAGAACTGGAAGAACGCCCTGACCGCATCCAGTTCCTCGTCATAGAGCCACTGCCGCTCGTCCTCGAAGCGCTGGCGTCCAAGCTGCAACGCCAGCCGATCGTTCGCCAGGTTCTTGAGCAAGATGTAAGCCTGCTCGGATTCGAGCTTGATCAGGTCTTGATCTTGATCCGGGTCTTCCAGGATCAATTCTTCGGATAAGGTCACGTCAAGAAATGCTTGCAAGTACCTGTTCGGATCGAATGAAAAGGCCAGCGAGACGCCCGGCTCCAGCGCGTGAAAATCGTCATCCGCCGCGTCGTCCAGTGCTAGATTGGTTTGGAGCGCGTGTTCGATCTCAAGCTGCCCGCCGAAGTTGAGAGAAGGCGTCAGCTCGATCCGGGTCTCGGGAGGGTCGTTCGGGTCCAGGCCGGATATCTCGGCGGCGAGCCCGCCTTCATACGGGTGTGCCGGACCGTCTTCGGTGAACGGGGCCGCACGGCTCGATTGCGAGACACAGAGGCCTATACCGGCCACTAATAGCCAGAATGACGTTTGGCCCGGCTTGGGCATCGCTGAGTCCTTAATCTTTACTGCGGTGCGCCTCGCAGGGCCGACATGACTTACCCGCGCGCCTCCCCAATCGTGGGTAGTCTACCTCATGACAAGCCGGGGCGAAGGGCTGAGGTGACCGCGCCTGGCACAATCGCTGGTCCAGTTCGAGCCTTACTCCAGCCCCTCAATGGGCGCGAGCAGGTCTTCCAGGAAAAACGCCGACAGCGCGGCGCGGCCCGTGAGCCCTGACTTGGAATAAAGCGAGCGGGCCTGTGCCCGCACCGTACGTTCGCAGGTCCCCCTCACCTGTGCGATCTCCTTGAGACTGAGGCCCTTGAGCAGCAGCAAGGCGACTTCACCCTCGGCGTCGGTCAGGTTCCAGCGGGAAAACTGCGCTTCCATCGCCTCGCCGAGACCGTTGAGGAACACGCGAGCCTCCGATCGCCAGCGCTCGCCTTGGGTGCGGGCGACGTCCAGCTCGCGGATCAGCGTGCGCTGCTCCTCGCGCTGACGACTCTGGGCACGGAAGAGAAAGACGACACCTACGCTGGTCAAAACGATGGGAACAACGTCAACAAGCTCCATCCACAAGTCCAGCGCGGACATTTGACGCTCGCCGTGCAACTCGAGGACGAACAGGAGCGCGATTCCTCCGATGATGGCCAGCAGCGCCCAGATGCGCGACCTTCGATCGAATAGGTCGTTCACTGTCTGGCCTCCTGCACGGCGGTGGCGATGTCTACCATATGAATTTCTCCTGGTGTCGGCCTAGATCGGCGCACGTCGATGTCCCGGCGTGGGAACATCCGACCGCACGAAACAGTAGCGCAGGTTCACGCGGCGCCGGCTGCCTTCGCCCACGTTCACCACATCCACGAGCCGCGCGCCGCTTTCCCAGACCATCCGCTCCACAAGCTCGCGCGCGATGTAGTGCATCTCTACCGGCGGACGGCCGCGAGCGATCTTCCAAAATCGCCGCAAGTATCGCCGGCGGATCGTGTACAGCAGGGCGCGCAGTGAGCCAGGCTCGATCGGCCGGCCCGAGGGCACCTGGAAGATTGCGATACCGCCCGGCCGCAGGACCCGGAAGAACTCGCGGATGTACTTCCCGGCCGGCTCCGGCGGCACGTGCTGCAGCGTGAGGTTCGAGTACACGAGGTCGAAGGAGCCGGTCTCGAGCATCGCGAGGTCGTCCGTCGTGTTGACCCGATACTCGACGCGCGCACCGTGCCGATTGTATCCGCGCGCGTGCTCGACCATCGATTCCGCGATGTCCACGCCGACAACCTGCTCGAAATCCTCGGCCAGCGCCTGACTGAGACGCCCGACACCGCAGCCGAAATCGAGGGCACGCGTTCGCGCGACGCGCAGGCCGATCCGGTCGGCGTATGCGAGCACCGCGCCGATCTCCTGCCGGCC
This window encodes:
- a CDS encoding class I SAM-dependent methyltransferase, with the translated sequence MSLGIVKQTYEKFGRDDPLYAVLSCRSRRHNRWDPAEFFETGRQEIGAVLAYADRIGLRVARTRALDFGCGVGRLSQALAEDFEQVVGVDIAESMVEHARGYNRHGARVEYRVNTTDDLAMLETGSFDLVYSNLTLQHVPPEPAGKYIREFFRVLRPGGIAIFQVPSGRPIEPGSLRALLYTIRRRYLRRFWKIARGRPPVEMHYIARELVERMVWESGARLVDVVNVGEGSRRRVNLRYCFVRSDVPTPGHRRAPI